In one Pseudodesulfovibrio tunisiensis genomic region, the following are encoded:
- a CDS encoding GrlR family regulatory protein yields the protein MNGIYYIQFGVPGNGGVGLVVLSDGKAHGGDASYLYAGEYEGQPGGFTAKIDVSHWNGPHNNIFGNVEKISLEMEGEEKGPGLIVGSGHPVGSADQMIFEMQKLRDLA from the coding sequence ATGAACGGTATCTATTACATCCAATTTGGTGTTCCTGGCAACGGTGGCGTAGGTCTTGTGGTGCTTAGTGACGGCAAGGCACACGGCGGTGACGCATCTTATTTATACGCTGGCGAGTATGAAGGTCAGCCCGGTGGTTTTACTGCGAAAATTGACGTTTCCCATTGGAATGGGCCACATAACAATATTTTCGGAAATGTTGAAAAAATTAGTTTGGAGATGGAAGGGGAAGAGAAAGGCCCCGGCTTGATTGTGGGGAGCGGACATCCCGTGGGCTCCGCAGATCAAATGATATTTGAAATGCAAAAATTGCGTGACCTTGCTTAA